From Sediminibacterium sp. TEGAF015, a single genomic window includes:
- a CDS encoding autorepressor SdpR family transcription factor, producing MNIIFKALNDTTRREILELLKDRDMTAGEIADQFNISKPSISHHLDLLKQAGLVIANKDGQFIHYSINTTVMDEMLKWMLQFKRKK from the coding sequence GTGAACATCATTTTTAAGGCACTGAATGATACAACCAGGAGAGAAATTCTGGAACTATTGAAAGACAGGGACATGACTGCAGGAGAAATTGCCGATCAATTCAATATTTCCAAACCCAGTATTTCGCACCATCTAGACCTGCTAAAACAGGCAGGACTGGTTATTGCCAACAAAGACGGACAGTTTATTCATTATTCCATCAATACAACAGTAATGGATGAAATGCTGAAATGGATGCTACAGTTTAAACGAAAAAAATAA
- a CDS encoding SdpI family protein, translated as MKTLNWKEWLIIVICIGLPIAYLASVYTRLPEIVPTHFNHKGEVDGKGEKSTLLVMILFMNLISLGTYFLVKYANKIDPKKSRQSPELLQKIAYMLLVFMAAIQIIIIHATTTGYLEANKYLMPLIGLLFAGLGNFMHSIKPNYFIGMRLPWTLEDPGNWRKTHQIGSKIWMIGGIAIAVITPFFNGASGFTIAMVILAIIVFYPMIYSYQFYKKSQHDQ; from the coding sequence ATGAAGACATTGAACTGGAAAGAATGGCTCATCATAGTAATCTGCATTGGCTTACCCATTGCTTACCTGGCTAGTGTTTATACAAGATTACCTGAGATTGTACCAACACACTTCAATCACAAGGGCGAAGTAGATGGTAAGGGTGAAAAATCTACCTTACTTGTAATGATATTATTCATGAACCTGATTTCTTTGGGTACTTATTTTCTGGTGAAATACGCTAATAAGATTGACCCGAAGAAGTCTCGTCAATCACCCGAATTACTGCAAAAAATTGCCTACATGTTATTGGTATTCATGGCAGCCATTCAAATAATCATCATTCATGCTACCACAACAGGTTACCTTGAGGCAAACAAATATTTAATGCCATTGATTGGCTTGTTATTTGCTGGTTTAGGCAATTTCATGCATAGTATAAAACCCAATTACTTTATAGGGATGCGCTTACCTTGGACTTTGGAAGACCCGGGGAATTGGAGAAAAACGCATCAGATTGGTAGCAAAATCTGGATGATTGGGGGAATAGCAATTGCAGTAATTACTCCTTTTTTTAATGGCGCTAGTGGATTCACCATAGCAATGGTTATACTAGCAATCATTGTTTTTTATCCTATGATTTATTCTTATCAATTCTATAAAAAAAGCCAACATGACCAATAA
- a CDS encoding alpha/beta hydrolase family protein, producing MTNKGIILLAASLLFSKINTAQDLTGSWKGSLSINGNSLPLIFNLSRTGTEWTSTFDSPAQNAFGISTSSTTLMNDSLVIQIPLINGSYRGKWNGTDSINGIFQQGNFKAAMALGKTIQVKDPKANLLRPQTPQPPFDYIIENVTYNNKEGSVQFGGTLTLPKNKKDFPTVILISGSGSQDRDGTIFDHKIYWVIADYLTKAGIGVLRVDDRGIGKTSLGLSANKLTSEDFANDVEAGLSYLKSRNDINPAKLGLIGHSEGGMIAPMVAARNKNVAFITLLAGPGVPGYEIWNGQMRRNFIKPNLNAEDYTIASDLVNKMNAQFRFSTSADTIKKKMEAVYADWKLSHSTIDENKLFLAAGIHPYKTLVNQFASGLAWLQYFLNYEPFENLSKVKVPVLAINGSYDIQVLADENISGIEKALKKAGNKKYEVKIIPSLNHLFQTAQNPEQSYGSIEESFAPMALEKISNWILSLYK from the coding sequence ATGACCAATAAGGGTATTATACTTTTAGCCGCTTCATTATTGTTTAGCAAAATCAATACAGCTCAAGACCTTACAGGATCATGGAAGGGCTCATTAAGCATCAATGGAAATTCATTACCACTAATTTTTAATCTGTCCAGAACCGGCACTGAGTGGACTTCAACTTTTGATAGTCCGGCACAAAATGCATTTGGCATAAGCACCAGCTCTACAACACTGATGAACGACAGTTTAGTGATTCAAATACCACTGATCAACGGGAGTTATCGCGGAAAATGGAATGGTACCGATAGTATCAATGGGATTTTTCAACAGGGTAATTTTAAAGCCGCAATGGCATTGGGAAAAACAATTCAGGTTAAAGACCCAAAGGCAAATCTTCTAAGACCACAAACACCTCAACCTCCATTTGATTATATTATTGAAAATGTAACCTATAATAATAAAGAAGGTTCTGTACAGTTCGGAGGTACCCTAACCCTTCCAAAAAATAAAAAAGATTTTCCTACCGTGATTTTAATTTCAGGAAGCGGTTCACAGGACAGAGACGGAACTATATTTGATCATAAAATATATTGGGTAATAGCCGATTATTTAACCAAAGCTGGTATTGGGGTATTGAGAGTAGATGACAGAGGAATAGGTAAAACAAGTTTAGGCCTTTCGGCCAACAAACTAACCAGCGAAGATTTTGCAAATGATGTAGAGGCTGGTCTTAGCTATTTGAAAAGCAGAAATGATATTAATCCTGCAAAACTGGGATTGATTGGGCACAGTGAAGGAGGTATGATTGCCCCGATGGTTGCAGCCCGAAATAAAAATGTAGCATTCATTACTTTATTAGCAGGGCCAGGCGTTCCGGGATATGAAATCTGGAATGGACAAATGCGTAGAAATTTTATTAAACCTAATCTGAATGCAGAAGACTATACAATTGCTTCCGATTTGGTAAACAAAATGAATGCACAGTTCCGTTTCAGTACTTCTGCTGATACCATAAAGAAAAAAATGGAAGCCGTATATGCAGATTGGAAATTGAGTCATTCAACAATTGATGAAAACAAATTGTTTCTGGCTGCCGGAATCCATCCATACAAAACCCTGGTCAATCAATTTGCTTCAGGTCTTGCTTGGTTACAATATTTTTTAAACTACGAACCTTTTGAGAATCTCTCCAAAGTAAAAGTTCCTGTACTGGCCATTAATGGATCCTATGATATACAAGTGTTGGCAGATGAAAATATCAGTGGGATAGAAAAAGCCTTAAAAAAGGCTGGCAACAAAAAATACGAAGTAAAAATAATACCCTCATTAAACCATTTGTTTCAAACGGCCCAAAACCCTGAGCAGTCCTACGGAAGCATAGAAGAAAGCTTTGCACCGATGGCTTTAGAAAAAATAAGCAACTGGATATTATCACTGTATAAATGA
- a CDS encoding acyl carrier protein phosphodiesterase gives MNYLAHAYYSFNHPEILAGNMISDYIKGKKQFDYPEGIQKGIRLHRAIDTYTDDHSITKEIKKIFSPAVRLYAGAFTDIVYDHFLATHPDELNAESWMNFTKKTYGLLNQQKEWFPEPFSRMFPFMEQQNWLFNYRYEWGIENSFKGLVRRAAYLEHSEEAFKLFLNNYKQMQEYSALFLTDVKNFAIGQFEELIAK, from the coding sequence ATGAATTATTTAGCTCACGCATATTATTCCTTTAATCATCCCGAAATACTGGCGGGAAATATGATCAGTGATTATATTAAAGGGAAAAAGCAGTTTGATTACCCAGAGGGTATTCAAAAAGGGATTCGATTGCACAGGGCTATTGATACGTATACCGATGATCATTCAATCACCAAAGAAATTAAGAAGATATTCTCCCCTGCAGTAAGACTATATGCAGGGGCATTCACGGATATTGTATATGATCATTTTTTGGCAACCCATCCAGATGAATTAAATGCGGAGAGCTGGATGAACTTTACAAAAAAAACCTATGGTTTACTGAACCAGCAAAAAGAATGGTTCCCAGAACCATTTTCCCGCATGTTTCCATTTATGGAACAACAAAACTGGTTATTCAATTACCGCTATGAGTGGGGTATTGAAAACAGCTTTAAAGGACTGGTAAGACGTGCCGCTTACCTCGAACACTCCGAAGAAGCATTTAAACTCTTCCTGAACAATTACAAACAAATGCAAGAGTACTCAGCTCTATTTTTGACAGATGTTAAAAATTTTGCCATTGGTCAATTTGAAGAACTGATAGCGAAATAG
- a CDS encoding DUF2911 domain-containing protein, translating into MRIGLLLAFVFASFAGFAQQKPTELDKSPMDMSYWPDNYPLLKMSGKAKDQPIARVIYGRPMKNGRTIFGGIIKYDELWRLGANEATELEIFSPIKIANKVLAKGRYTLYCIPTENKWTIIVSKDNFCWGSFTYDTKKDVARTEIKPETTVDMVETFTIYFKESTGKANLVFLWDDKKAELPLTLVTTKK; encoded by the coding sequence ATGCGAATCGGACTCCTATTGGCATTTGTATTTGCCTCTTTTGCAGGTTTTGCCCAGCAAAAACCAACAGAATTAGACAAGTCCCCCATGGATATGAGTTATTGGCCCGACAACTATCCCTTACTTAAAATGAGTGGGAAGGCCAAGGATCAGCCTATTGCTAGAGTGATTTATGGTCGTCCCATGAAAAATGGAAGAACCATTTTCGGAGGTATTATTAAATACGATGAGCTATGGAGATTGGGAGCAAATGAAGCTACAGAACTGGAAATATTCAGCCCAATTAAAATTGCGAATAAGGTATTGGCTAAAGGGAGATATACCCTATACTGTATTCCTACTGAAAATAAATGGACCATCATTGTTAGTAAGGATAATTTCTGCTGGGGAAGTTTTACCTACGATACCAAAAAGGACGTAGCCAGAACCGAAATAAAACCTGAGACCACAGTTGATATGGTGGAAACTTTTACCATTTACTTTAAAGAATCTACCGGCAAAGCCAATCTGGTTTTTCTATGGGATGATAAAAAAGCAGAATTACCCCTTACTTTAGTAACTACAAAAAAATAA
- a CDS encoding cystathionine gamma-synthase, with protein MKIATKYIHAGAEPDPSTGAIMTPIYQTSTYVQEAPGVNQGFEYARSQNPTRKALEEAYAQIENGKFGLAFGSGVAATDAVMKLLSPGDEVIAANDMYGGTYRLFSKIYERFGIVFTYVDTTDINNIKNAVSPKTKLIWIETPTNPLMNITDIEGTAAIAKANNVLLCVDNTFASPYLQNPLDMGADIVMHSATKYLGGHSDVIQGALMMNSADLREQLYFIQKSCGAVPGPMDCFLVLRGIKTLHLRMQRHCENGRTIAHWLRKHPKVGKVYWCGFEDHPNYAIARKQMRDFGGMLSFELKDDSIEAAKKVLSSTKLFSLAESLGGVESLINHPASMTHASIPREKRIANGLSDTLIRLSIGVEDVDDLIADLDKALG; from the coding sequence ATGAAGATTGCTACCAAATACATTCATGCAGGTGCAGAACCTGATCCGTCTACAGGAGCCATTATGACTCCTATCTATCAAACTTCTACTTACGTTCAGGAAGCGCCGGGGGTAAACCAGGGATTTGAATATGCAAGAAGCCAGAATCCAACACGAAAAGCATTGGAAGAAGCCTATGCACAAATTGAAAATGGAAAATTCGGATTGGCATTCGGAAGCGGTGTAGCTGCTACCGATGCTGTAATGAAATTATTATCGCCCGGCGATGAAGTGATTGCAGCCAATGATATGTATGGCGGAACCTACCGTTTGTTTTCAAAAATATATGAGCGATTTGGTATTGTATTTACATATGTTGACACTACCGACATTAATAATATAAAGAACGCAGTTAGCCCCAAAACAAAACTGATTTGGATTGAAACACCCACCAATCCATTAATGAATATAACAGATATAGAAGGCACTGCAGCCATTGCAAAAGCCAACAATGTATTGTTATGTGTAGACAATACTTTTGCCTCGCCTTATCTGCAGAACCCACTAGACATGGGTGCAGACATTGTTATGCACTCTGCCACTAAGTATCTGGGGGGTCATAGCGATGTGATTCAGGGAGCATTAATGATGAACAGCGCTGATCTAAGAGAGCAATTGTATTTTATTCAAAAAAGCTGTGGAGCAGTTCCTGGCCCCATGGATTGCTTCTTGGTATTAAGAGGTATCAAGACCTTGCACTTACGCATGCAAAGACATTGTGAAAACGGACGAACCATAGCTCATTGGTTAAGAAAACATCCCAAAGTAGGCAAAGTATACTGGTGCGGTTTTGAAGATCATCCTAATTATGCCATTGCCAGAAAACAGATGCGCGATTTTGGTGGCATGCTGTCTTTTGAATTAAAAGACGATAGCATAGAAGCTGCTAAAAAGGTTTTGTCTTCTACTAAATTATTTTCGCTAGCTGAAAGTTTGGGAGGCGTAGAAAGTTTGATTAATCATCCTGCATCAATGACTCATGCTTCCATTCCTAGAGAAAAAAGAATTGCGAATGGATTAAGCGACACTTTAATCAGATTGAGTATTGGCGTGGAAGATGTGGATGATTTAATTGCTGATTTAGATAAAGCATTGGGATAA
- a CDS encoding TIGR02757 family protein has product MGKTEKLQAFFNRKVKEYNQPAFIAADPVCIPHLFVKKQDIEIAGFFAAIFAWGNRTTIIKKAKELMQLMEMQPHQFCLEAGPVELKKLEQFKHRTFNATDLLYCVEFFRKHYQQYDSLEYAFMPGNKAPNSVKEALSYFHHYFFSLEDAPLRTRKHISTPEKGSSCKRLNMFLRWMVRKDKQGVDLGIWTQINPSQLICPIDVHVARVAKRFQLLDCKQTDWQAAEELTNYLKKLDPKDPAKYDFALFGLGVIEKY; this is encoded by the coding sequence ATGGGAAAGACAGAAAAATTGCAGGCCTTTTTCAATAGAAAAGTAAAAGAGTACAATCAACCTGCTTTTATTGCTGCTGACCCTGTTTGCATTCCACATTTATTCGTCAAAAAACAAGATATAGAAATAGCCGGATTTTTCGCGGCTATTTTTGCCTGGGGGAACAGAACCACCATAATTAAAAAAGCGAAAGAGCTGATGCAGCTGATGGAAATGCAGCCGCATCAGTTTTGTTTGGAAGCCGGACCTGTTGAATTAAAAAAGCTGGAACAATTTAAGCACCGCACTTTTAACGCAACCGACTTATTATACTGTGTTGAATTTTTCCGGAAACACTATCAGCAGTATGATTCTCTTGAATATGCATTCATGCCCGGAAACAAAGCACCCAATTCTGTAAAAGAGGCACTCAGTTATTTTCATCACTACTTTTTCTCCTTAGAAGACGCTCCGTTAAGAACCCGTAAACATATATCAACTCCTGAAAAGGGGTCTAGCTGTAAAAGGCTGAATATGTTTTTGAGATGGATGGTGAGAAAAGACAAGCAGGGTGTAGACTTGGGCATCTGGACACAGATAAATCCCTCTCAACTTATTTGCCCGATTGATGTTCATGTAGCCAGAGTGGCAAAAAGATTTCAGCTATTGGATTGCAAACAAACAGACTGGCAAGCTGCAGAAGAATTGACCAACTATTTAAAAAAGCTGGACCCCAAAGACCCTGCTAAATATGACTTTGCACTATTTGGTCTGGGAGTCATTGAGAAATATTAA
- a CDS encoding glycoside hydrolase family 9 protein, with amino-acid sequence MNKLNFNRVLFTALMIFFAGKLFAKENSWIRINQLGYQPMGSKVAVYVSKEQASITYFELINAASNQVVFKTTVGQRFGAYGPFAMGYRLNFSAYKGKGKFYIKAGGVKSPAFRIDDQVYKGTADFCLQYMRQQRSGYNPFLKDSCHTKDGYTLYGADAGLPDSTIIDASGGWHDASDYLQYSTTTANATFHLLAAYRDFKNVFIDQFDSNGLKGKNNRADILDEAKWGLDWLVKMHPRKDWMFNQLADDRDHMSMRIPKEDAYYGRGFERPVYFINGLPQQRGKFLNNTKGTSSTAAKFSAAFSLASVLFKGTPQADLYASKSLSAFHYALIKPGVTQTASVRSPYIYAEDNWVDDMELASAMLIPKDQTAADKAFQYALQEPLTPWLGKDTASHYQWYPFINLGHYELAKQLKDKRRDTVIQFYRNGIDAVWNKAKQNVFYRGVPFIWCSNNLTVSFAIQCLWYSNLTGSKEFDELEQANIDWLFGCNPWGTSMVYGLPEWGDTPVDPHSAFTHIKNYPINGGLVDGPVYTSIYKNLIGIQLNDPDEYAEFQSNLAVYHDDYGDYSTNEPTMDGTASLVYLLAAKEQEARATPVSIPVYQMGAVVKSLNPTEPSVALVFTGDEYAEGLTTVEQILAREKVKAGFFFTGRFYRNPAFTKGIKALQKNNHYLGAHSNNHMLYNDWTNRNQLLVSYDSFNTDLKKNFQAMEDLGIDTRSSKLFVPPYEWWNDSVASWCDWSGLRLFSFTPGTYTNADYTWPEMGNSYQSNAALMNKLKDLAATPGKLNGNILLLHVGSDPRRKEKLYNELPAIIRLLRNKGYAIKRIDELIN; translated from the coding sequence ATGAATAAATTGAATTTTAATCGGGTGCTTTTTACTGCACTTATGATTTTTTTTGCAGGTAAACTTTTTGCAAAAGAAAATAGTTGGATTAGGATTAACCAGCTAGGGTATCAACCAATGGGTTCAAAAGTGGCCGTGTACGTTAGTAAGGAACAAGCTTCCATTACCTATTTTGAATTAATTAATGCAGCGTCAAATCAAGTGGTGTTTAAGACTACTGTTGGCCAGCGTTTTGGTGCATATGGCCCTTTTGCAATGGGTTACCGCCTTAATTTCAGTGCGTACAAGGGGAAGGGTAAATTTTATATTAAGGCAGGTGGAGTAAAGTCTCCCGCATTCAGGATTGACGATCAGGTGTATAAGGGTACGGCCGACTTTTGTTTACAATATATGCGTCAGCAGCGCAGTGGGTACAATCCGTTTCTGAAAGACAGTTGTCATACAAAGGATGGATATACTTTGTACGGAGCTGATGCAGGGTTGCCGGATAGTACAATTATTGATGCCAGTGGTGGATGGCATGACGCCAGTGACTATTTGCAGTACAGTACCACCACTGCCAATGCAACTTTTCATCTGTTGGCTGCTTACAGAGATTTCAAAAATGTATTCATTGATCAGTTTGATTCGAATGGATTGAAAGGGAAAAATAATCGGGCAGATATTCTGGATGAAGCCAAATGGGGTTTGGATTGGCTGGTAAAAATGCATCCCCGAAAAGACTGGATGTTTAACCAACTAGCAGATGACAGAGATCATATGAGTATGCGGATTCCCAAAGAAGATGCTTATTACGGAAGAGGATTTGAAAGACCCGTATATTTCATTAATGGTTTACCGCAGCAACGAGGTAAATTTTTAAATAACACAAAAGGAACCAGTTCTACTGCAGCCAAGTTCAGTGCAGCCTTTTCATTAGCCTCTGTTCTTTTTAAAGGCACACCACAGGCAGATTTATATGCTTCCAAATCTTTGTCTGCCTTTCATTATGCGCTAATTAAACCTGGCGTAACTCAAACGGCTTCTGTTCGTTCACCGTATATCTATGCCGAAGACAATTGGGTAGATGATATGGAGCTCGCTTCTGCTATGCTGATTCCAAAAGATCAGACTGCAGCTGATAAAGCTTTTCAATATGCTTTGCAGGAACCGCTTACTCCCTGGTTAGGTAAAGATACTGCCAGTCATTATCAATGGTATCCATTTATTAACCTGGGACATTATGAGCTGGCCAAACAATTAAAAGACAAGAGACGGGATACAGTTATACAGTTTTATAGAAATGGGATTGATGCAGTTTGGAATAAAGCAAAACAAAATGTTTTTTACAGAGGGGTTCCTTTTATCTGGTGTAGCAATAATCTGACAGTGTCTTTTGCCATTCAATGTTTGTGGTACAGCAATTTAACCGGAAGTAAAGAATTTGATGAATTGGAGCAGGCGAATATTGATTGGTTGTTTGGTTGCAATCCTTGGGGTACCAGTATGGTATATGGATTGCCCGAATGGGGCGATACTCCCGTAGATCCACATTCTGCTTTTACGCATATTAAGAATTATCCAATCAACGGAGGACTGGTGGATGGACCTGTTTATACCAGCATTTATAAAAACCTCATTGGTATTCAATTGAATGATCCCGATGAATATGCTGAATTCCAAAGTAATCTGGCTGTGTATCATGATGACTATGGCGATTACAGTACCAATGAACCTACCATGGATGGAACTGCCAGCTTAGTATATCTGCTTGCAGCCAAGGAGCAGGAAGCGAGAGCAACCCCCGTTTCCATTCCTGTTTATCAAATGGGAGCTGTTGTTAAATCGCTGAATCCAACAGAACCTTCTGTGGCATTGGTTTTTACAGGAGATGAATATGCAGAGGGATTAACAACGGTTGAACAGATACTGGCCCGCGAAAAAGTAAAAGCTGGTTTCTTTTTCACCGGAAGATTTTATCGTAATCCTGCATTTACAAAAGGTATAAAAGCTTTGCAAAAAAACAATCATTATCTGGGAGCACATAGTAACAATCATATGCTCTACAATGATTGGACAAATCGGAATCAGTTATTGGTAAGCTATGATTCTTTTAATACAGATTTGAAGAAAAATTTTCAGGCCATGGAAGACCTGGGAATTGATACACGTAGCAGTAAGTTATTTGTTCCACCTTATGAATGGTGGAATGACAGTGTGGCCAGCTGGTGTGATTGGAGCGGACTCCGTTTGTTTAGTTTTACCCCGGGAACCTATACAAATGCAGACTATACATGGCCCGAAATGGGAAATAGTTACCAATCCAATGCAGCGTTGATGAATAAGCTAAAAGATTTGGCAGCAACCCCTGGAAAATTGAATGGCAATATTTTATTGTTACACGTGGGTTCTGACCCCAGACGGAAAGAAAAACTCTACAATGAACTGCCCGCAATTATTCGGCTATTGCGTAATAAAGGGTATGCAATTAAGCGAATTGATGAGTTGATCAATTAG
- a CDS encoding fumarylacetoacetate hydrolase family protein, translated as MKLVSYLSNGHDQLAFLVDGLLFDCDAMHPELPNSMNMFLHYWDDMFPIAQQTEAAIKSGRLSKDRGLPIEEAMLLAPVPFPTSCRDGYAFRQHVAAARRNRKVDMIPEFDQYPIFYFTNHHSIQGPGDIVCMPDHFEKLDFELEAAIVICRNGRNIRAEHADQYIGGLMIMNDMSARRLQMEEMLLNLGPAKGKDFSTVIGPCLVTLDELEQFEIPAKEGHVGKSWNLSMKCWVNGVQVSEGNVGDMDWTFAEIIERCSYGVNIQAGDVIGSGTVGTGCFLELNGTRKLSDPNYVEQWLQPGDKVEMEIAGLGRLSNTIVQEEDAFSILAKKKI; from the coding sequence ATGAAGCTTGTTTCTTATTTATCCAACGGACATGATCAGCTGGCTTTTTTAGTAGATGGTTTATTATTCGACTGCGATGCCATGCATCCGGAATTACCGAATAGCATGAACATGTTTCTGCATTACTGGGACGATATGTTTCCGATTGCACAGCAAACTGAAGCTGCCATTAAATCGGGTCGTTTAAGCAAAGACAGAGGTTTGCCGATTGAAGAAGCAATGCTGCTGGCGCCTGTACCTTTTCCAACTTCATGTAGAGATGGCTATGCTTTCAGACAGCATGTGGCTGCAGCCAGAAGAAACAGGAAAGTAGACATGATTCCTGAATTTGACCAATACCCTATTTTTTATTTTACCAATCACCATAGCATCCAAGGACCCGGAGATATTGTATGCATGCCGGATCATTTTGAAAAATTGGATTTTGAACTGGAAGCAGCAATTGTTATTTGCAGAAATGGAAGAAATATAAGAGCAGAACACGCAGACCAATATATAGGTGGCTTAATGATCATGAACGATATGAGTGCCAGAAGACTGCAGATGGAAGAAATGTTATTGAATCTTGGCCCCGCAAAAGGAAAAGATTTTTCAACCGTGATTGGGCCTTGTCTTGTTACACTGGATGAACTGGAGCAATTTGAAATTCCTGCAAAAGAAGGACATGTTGGTAAAAGCTGGAATCTTTCTATGAAATGCTGGGTTAATGGTGTTCAGGTAAGTGAGGGTAATGTAGGTGATATGGACTGGACTTTTGCAGAAATTATTGAGCGTTGTTCTTATGGAGTAAATATACAGGCAGGTGATGTAATTGGTAGCGGCACGGTAGGTACAGGTTGCTTTCTGGAATTAAATGGAACGAGAAAATTAAGTGATCCTAATTATGTTGAACAATGGTTGCAACCAGGAGATAAAGTAGAAATGGAAATTGCCGGCCTGGGAAGACTAAGTAATACCATTGTGCAAGAGGAAGATGCTTTTTCCATTTTAGCAAAGAAGAAAATATAA
- a CDS encoding flavin reductase family protein encodes MKIVLSELPIMQKQAWLQHAIAPRPICFASTVDKQGNVNLSPFSFFNLFSSNPPIVVFSPARRGRDNTTKHTLENVLEVPECVINIVDYSMVQQMSLSSCEFPKGVDEFVKAGFTKEAASMVTPPMVKEAKIKLECKINEVKSLGEEGGAGQLVIAEVLCMHIDDSILNEAGNMIDQTKLELVARLGGDWYCKVSTDNLFKVAKPNTALGIGIDALPGSIKSSSFLTGNHLGQLANVHELPTIDPGFSDDRLKNIIQYYGLTPNEMEQELHKYAAELLNQEKVQEAWQILLSGSID; translated from the coding sequence ATGAAAATTGTATTGTCTGAATTACCCATTATGCAAAAACAAGCCTGGCTGCAACATGCAATTGCACCAAGACCTATTTGTTTTGCCAGCACTGTTGACAAACAGGGAAATGTTAATCTCAGCCCATTCAGTTTTTTCAATCTCTTTTCATCCAACCCTCCAATTGTTGTTTTTTCTCCTGCAAGAAGAGGTAGAGACAATACCACCAAGCATACGCTCGAAAATGTGCTGGAAGTACCTGAATGTGTAATAAACATTGTTGACTATAGTATGGTACAGCAGATGAGTTTGTCTAGCTGTGAATTCCCCAAGGGGGTAGATGAGTTTGTAAAGGCAGGATTTACCAAAGAAGCTGCCAGCATGGTAACACCTCCGATGGTAAAGGAGGCTAAAATAAAACTTGAGTGCAAAATAAACGAAGTAAAAAGTTTAGGAGAAGAAGGTGGGGCTGGACAGCTGGTGATTGCAGAAGTACTGTGCATGCATATTGATGATAGCATTTTAAACGAAGCAGGCAATATGATTGACCAGACCAAACTGGAACTGGTTGCCCGTTTAGGTGGAGACTGGTATTGCAAAGTAAGCACTGACAACCTTTTCAAAGTAGCCAAACCCAACACTGCATTAGGTATTGGAATAGATGCTTTACCCGGTAGCATAAAAAGCAGCAGCTTCTTAACCGGAAATCATTTAGGACAATTAGCCAATGTTCATGAATTGCCTACGATAGATCCCGGATTTTCTGATGACAGGCTGAAAAATATTATTCAGTATTATGGCCTTACTCCTAATGAAATGGAACAGGAGCTTCATAAATATGCGGCTGAGTTACTGAACCAGGAAAAAGTGCAGGAAGCCTGGCAGATATTGCTTTCGGGCAGCATAGATTAA
- a CDS encoding AraC family transcriptional regulator — MILKDFLPAPDVQSFVQLFRIVHLEFSSEETIPSKAYPPRPEQCLAFYPYDRETVHYASSNKTVSNLPVVLYGQFTEVTNRMIGHRFLVFQIVFLPGAIQQLTGMSSCELVNEYLDASLVFGNQVHDINEQLFEAVDYAAMIAIGNQFIRTLIAKSKKLIQPIDAIWLPLLQKDNPYTIDWIAKQACYSTRQLERKFKERTGLSPKLFMRVIRFDHAFRQKNSFPEMEWLRIAMECNYHDYQHLVKDYKDFTGLSPTQFHLIEEQAPERKFGLNEGFYKGE; from the coding sequence ATGATTTTAAAGGATTTTCTGCCGGCACCTGATGTACAATCATTTGTACAACTTTTTAGGATTGTTCATTTGGAATTCTCCTCGGAAGAGACAATTCCCAGTAAGGCATATCCACCAAGACCAGAGCAATGTTTGGCATTTTATCCCTATGATCGGGAAACGGTTCACTATGCTTCATCCAATAAGACAGTAAGCAACCTGCCTGTTGTTTTGTATGGACAGTTTACTGAAGTTACCAATCGGATGATTGGGCATCGTTTTCTGGTTTTTCAAATTGTATTTTTGCCGGGTGCCATACAACAATTGACTGGCATGTCTTCTTGTGAATTGGTAAATGAATACCTAGATGCTTCTTTGGTTTTTGGAAATCAAGTTCACGACATTAATGAACAGTTATTTGAAGCAGTTGATTATGCAGCAATGATTGCTATCGGAAATCAATTTATTAGAACCTTAATAGCGAAATCAAAAAAACTGATTCAACCAATAGATGCAATCTGGTTACCACTTTTGCAAAAGGACAATCCCTATACCATTGATTGGATTGCCAAACAAGCTTGTTATAGTACCCGCCAATTGGAAAGGAAATTTAAAGAAAGAACAGGATTGAGTCCTAAGTTATTCATGCGAGTGATTCGTTTTGACCATGCGTTCCGACAAAAAAATTCTTTTCCTGAAATGGAATGGCTTCGTATTGCAATGGAATGCAACTATCATGACTACCAGCATCTGGTAAAGGATTACAAAGATTTTACAGGCTTATCACCCACACAATTTCACCTGATAGAAGAACAGGCGCCAGAGCGAAAATTTGGTTTGAATGAAGGATTTTATAAAGGCGAATAA